GCGGCGGACTTGGTGACCTGCCGTTCGACCTTCTTCGCCGCGTCTTCCGCCTCGGTGCAGTGCCGGGCGAGCGCCGTCAATTCGTCGTTGGCGTACGGCAGGGGCCGACCCGCCATGGCGGCCTTGAGCAACCGCTGGGTGATCAGATCGGGGAAGCGGCGGTTCGGGGCGGTGGAGTGCGCGTAGTCCTTGACCGCCAGGCCGAAGTGCCCGGTGACACTGGCTCCCGGCAGCTCCACGACGTATTCCCCCGCACCCAGCAGCTTGATGACGCTCAGCGACAGATCGGGAAAGCGGAGAGGATCGGCGGCCTTGGCCGCCACCAGAAACTGGTCCAGGGCCCGGGCATCGGGTTCCCTGGGCAGGGTCGTGCCCCGCTCGGCGGCAAGCTCGACGATCCGGTCCCAGCGCTTGGGCACGCGCACGACGCGCCTGAGCGACGGCAGGTTCCTGGACGCGAGGTATCGCGCGCTCACGCCGTTGGCGGCGATCATGAAGTCCTCGATGATGTCCTTGGCCCGGTTCCTGGTGTCGGCCTCGAGGTCCTTCAGCTCGTCGCCATCGAACACCGGACGTGCTTCGATGGTCTCGAGGTCGAGCGCGCCGTGCTGATGCCGCAGCGCCTTCAGCTGCTGGGCCACGCGGTCCTGGAGCCGGAGGTTCTCGTCGAGACCGCCGACCGGGCCGATCGCTTCCGGCATCGGTCCCTTGCCCTCCAGCCAGCCGGCGACGCCGTTGTAGGCGAGCTTGGCGCGATTGCGCACCATCCCTCCATAGACGTCCGAGCCCTGCAACGATCCATCCCCGGCGAGAACCATCTCGATGACGATGGCCAGGCGGTCCGATGCCTGGTTGAGGGAGGTGAGATCGGTGGAGAGCTTCTCGGGCAGCATCGGAAACGTCTCGGCGACGGTGTAGACCGAGGTGGTGTTCTCCCGCGCATGATCGTCCAGCGCCGAGCGCTGCTTGACGACGGCGTCCACGTCGGCAATGGCCACCAGGAGCTTCGTGGCGCCCCCGGGCATCGCTGCGGCGACGGTCAGCTGGTCCAGGTCGCGCGAATCGTCGTTGTCGATGGAGCACCACAGCAGGTCCCGGAGATCACGCGTCGCCGCCTCGGCTCGCGTCGCCGGCCCGCGGATGCCGTCGAGCTCGGCGAGCGCCCGGGGCGGAAGGTCGGGAACGAGGCCCTGCTCGAGCATCGCCCGATGGGCGATGCCCTGCAGGATCGCGCGGTGTTGTCGGTCGTCCGGGCCCGTCATGGCGGTCACCATCCTCGAGGTTGGGCCAATGTATACCCGAGGCGCCCGTCGGGCGTCAGCGGGTGGCTCCGGACCGGGATCCGGGCGGGCCGGCCCGATATCCGGGGGACGGCACGTCCATTCGCCAGGCCCGGAGCCTGCGGCCGCGCGGCGCCGGCGGGGAACATCCGCGCGACCGCGCGCGTAGCACATATGTGGTGATGGCGCATTCTGCGCAGAAGGAGTCGGCTCCATGCTCGCTCCACTGATGGTCGCGCTCGCTCTCCTCGGCCCTGCTCCGGCGCCGGACCTGCAGGGCACGCCGGCCCCCCAGCAACCGCCGATCCAGGTCTCGCTGAACAACGAGGGGCGCTACGGCTTCGGCGAGCCCATCCTCGTGCGCGTGAGGCCGGCCGACGACGGCTTCCTGGTCGTGCTGCGCACCGACGTCCACGGCTGGGTGCGCGTGCTGTACCCGCCGAGCCCGTCGGCGGACAACTTCGTGCGCGGCGGCCGCGACGTGGACATCGGCGGACCGCAAGGCGGCGAGGCGTTCGAGGCGGGACCGAGCGCGGGCACCGGGACCATCGTGGCCGCGCGGGCCCACGAGGCGTTCCACTTCGACCGTTTCGTCACGGCGAGCCACTGGAACTACCGGGCGCTCGACTCGGCGACCAGCGCCGCGGCTCCCGAGAGCGCCCTGGTGAGCATCGTGCAGAGCATGGCGGGCGACGTGCACTTCGACTACGACGTCGCGCAGTACTCGGTCGCCGATCCCCAGGCCGCCGCGGCGTACGCCGGCGGCGATCCGGCGTACGCGTACGGGTATCCCCCGCCCTACTGGAGCTATCCGTACTGGCCGTATGCCTGGTGGCCCTACGACCCGTTCTTCTTCGGCTTCTACGCCGCGGGCTTCTACCCGTCGTTCTTCGGCCGGTACTGCTACGGGTGCTACCGCGGCTACGGGTTCAACGTGGGCTTCGGCTTCGGCCGGCCGCTCGGCCGGGCGGTGCCCTATCGCCCGCGCGCCTACATCGGCACGGGCGTCCGCGCCCGCGCTCCCGTGGCGGCGCCGGCGTTCCGCGGCTCAGTGGGTCGCCGCTACATCCCGTCGACGGGTGTGCGCGCCGCGGCCTCGTACGGCGGGGCCCCGCGGAGCTACGCGCGCAGTTACGGCGGAAGCCGCGGGTCGTACGCTGCCCCGCGCAGCTACGGCGGAGGCCGTGCGTCGTACGCTCCGCGCGGCGGAGGCGGGGGCGGAGGCCGCGGGTCGTACGCTCCGCGCGGCGGAGGCGGGGGTTCTTCCGGCCGCTCCGGCGGAGGCGGGGGCGGGGGCGGACGGCGCGGCCGCTGAGCGGAATTCGGCGCCGAGGGGCGGGACCGGGCCGCCGCTGTCGGCCTTAGCGGCCGCCCTCGTCGAAGAACACCAGGAAGTCGGTGGAGGGTGGCACCTGGCCCAGCTGCCGCAGCAGCGTGACCACCTGGCCGCGGTGGTACGACGAGTGGTTCACGACGTGCTGCATCGTGTGGACGAGGGAGTACTCCCAGCGCTGCCCCTGCAGGTTCTCGTAGGACATGCCGGCGAGTAGGCGATCCTCCGTGAGTCCGGCGATGAAGTCCTGACGGTTTCGCTCCACCTCGTCCCAGCGGGACTCGATCGCGCCGACGTCCGGGAACTCCTCCTGGGCGAACACCTGCCTGGGTGAGACACCGCGCCACCGCTGCAGCCATATCCACTCGGCCCACAGCGTATGCACGAGCGTCCCCCGCAGCGACCCG
This is a stretch of genomic DNA from Gemmatimonadales bacterium. It encodes these proteins:
- a CDS encoding RNB domain-containing ribonuclease; translated protein: MTGPDDRQHRAILQGIAHRAMLEQGLVPDLPPRALAELDGIRGPATRAEAATRDLRDLLWCSIDNDDSRDLDQLTVAAAMPGGATKLLVAIADVDAVVKQRSALDDHARENTTSVYTVAETFPMLPEKLSTDLTSLNQASDRLAIVIEMVLAGDGSLQGSDVYGGMVRNRAKLAYNGVAGWLEGKGPMPEAIGPVGGLDENLRLQDRVAQQLKALRHQHGALDLETIEARPVFDGDELKDLEADTRNRAKDIIEDFMIAANGVSARYLASRNLPSLRRVVRVPKRWDRIVELAAERGTTLPREPDARALDQFLVAAKAADPLRFPDLSLSVIKLLGAGEYVVELPGASVTGHFGLAVKDYAHSTAPNRRFPDLITQRLLKAAMAGRPLPYANDELTALARHCTEAEDAAKKVERQVTKSAAAILLQPRIGEQFDAIVTGAADKGTWVRLLQPPVEGRLESGFEGLDVGHRLRVQLVRTDVERGYIDFKRVA
- a CDS encoding DUF4384 domain-containing protein — encoded protein: MLAPLMVALALLGPAPAPDLQGTPAPQQPPIQVSLNNEGRYGFGEPILVRVRPADDGFLVVLRTDVHGWVRVLYPPSPSADNFVRGGRDVDIGGPQGGEAFEAGPSAGTGTIVAARAHEAFHFDRFVTASHWNYRALDSATSAAAPESALVSIVQSMAGDVHFDYDVAQYSVADPQAAAAYAGGDPAYAYGYPPPYWSYPYWPYAWWPYDPFFFGFYAAGFYPSFFGRYCYGCYRGYGFNVGFGFGRPLGRAVPYRPRAYIGTGVRARAPVAAPAFRGSVGRRYIPSTGVRAAASYGGAPRSYARSYGGSRGSYAAPRSYGGGRASYAPRGGGGGGGRGSYAPRGGGGGSSGRSGGGGGGGGRRGR
- a CDS encoding DinB family protein, whose translation is MNLDEIRTLYAYNRWANHRLLGASRPLSPSAFTRDLGTSYGSLRGTLVHTLWAEWIWLQRWRGVSPRQVFAQEEFPDVGAIESRWDEVERNRQDFIAGLTEDRLLAGMSYENLQGQRWEYSLVHTMQHVVNHSSYHRGQVVTLLRQLGQVPPSTDFLVFFDEGGR